A stretch of Onychomys torridus chromosome 2, mOncTor1.1, whole genome shotgun sequence DNA encodes these proteins:
- the Il22ra1 gene encoding interleukin-22 receptor subunit alpha-1, protein MKILLTILAVGTLTAHTADDASSLLRYVKFQSSNFENILMWDSGPASTPDTVYSVVYKRYGETKWLAKAGCQRTTRKSCNLTMETGNFTEFYYANVTAVSSGGQEVSKRTDRFNSLQHTTLKPPDVTCIPKVRSIQVLIHPTLTPILSEDGHQLTLEEIFQDLFYRLELRVNHTYQMHLEGKQREYEFLGLTPDTQFLGSITILAPMWSKESAPYVCQVKTLPDRTWAYSFSGAVLFSMGFFVGLLCYLGYKYITKPPAPPNSLNVQRVLSFQPLRFIQEHVLIPVLDLSGPSSLAQPIQYSQVVVSGPREPPGAAQRHSLPEVTYVGQSDVSILRPTKAPPQQTLSPPSYAPKAVPEVQPPSYAPQVASDAKTLVYSPQQVMKPHPSTHNEQGILDSWPASYAVCGEDTDKDSTPELFSSPKHPMPKGQLQEGTLAGSHLPGALSLQGLTSLAQEAIQRPKSLPLPLEFCTDRGPDLHALHSSEPETPRYLKGALPLLSSVQIEGHPVSLPLHTHSLPCSPSNQEPSPWGLLDSLVCPKDEGPVTEAEAMSHSVATSELEQSTELDSLFKGLALTVQWES, encoded by the exons GTACGGAGAGACAAAGTGGCTGGCCAAGGCAGGCTGTCAGCGGACCACGAGGAAGTCCTGCAACCTGACTATGGAGACAGGCAACTTCACCGAATTTTACTATGCCAATGTCACGGCTGTCAGCTCAGGAGGGCAAGAAGTCTCCAAGAGAACTGACCGTTTCAACTCACTGCAACACA CTACCCTCAAACCACCGGATGTGACCTGTATCCCCAAAGTGCGGTCCATCCAGGTGCTGATCCACCCCACACTCACACCCATCCTCTCGGAAGATGGCCACCAACTAACCCTGGAGGAGATTTTCCAGGACCTGTTCTACCGCTTAGAACTCCGTGTCAACCACACCTACCAAATG CACCTTGAAGGCAAACAGAGAGAATATGAGTTCCTGGGTCTGACTCCTGACACACAGTTCCTCGGGTCCATCACAATTTTGGCTCCAATGTGGTCCAAGGAGAGTGCCCCCTATGTGTGCCAAGTGAAGACGCTGCCTG ACCGGACATGGGCCTACTCCTTCTCAGGTGCTGTGCTATTCTCCATGGGTTTCTTTGTTGGCTTGCTCTGCTATCTAGGCTACAAATACATCACCAAGCCGCCTGCACCTCCTAACTCTCTG AATGTCCAGCGTGTCCTGTCCTTCCAGCCACTACGCTTCATCCAGGAGCATGTGCTAATCCCTGTCTTGGACCTCAGTGGCCCCAGCAGTCTGGCTCAGCCCATCCAGTACTCCCAAGTGGTGGTCTCTGGGCCCAGGGAGCCACCTGGAGCTGCACAGCGGCACAGCCTGCCTGAGGTCACCTATGTAGGGCAGTCAGATGTCTCCATCCTCCGGCCCACCAAAGCGCCACCTCAGCAGACATTGTCCCCACCATCCTATGCCCCAAAGGCTGTCCCTGAGGTCCAGCCCCCTTCCTATGCACCTCAGGTAGCCTCTGATGCCAAAACTCTAGTCTACTCTCCACAGCAGGTGATGAAGCCCCATCCTTCCACCCATAACGAGCAAGGCATTCTGGACAGCTGGCCTGCTTCCTATGCTGTGTGTGGGGAAGACACTGACAAAGACTCCACTCCTGAGCTCTTCTCCAGTCCCAAACACCCCATGCCAAAGGGTCAGCTTCAGGAAGGCACTCTGGCTGGAAGCCATCTTCCTGGGGCCCTTTCTCTGCAGGGACTCACCTCCTTGGCTCAGGAGGCCATACAAAGACCCAAGTCACTCCCCCTACCTCTGGAATTTTGCACAGACAGAGGGCCTGACCTTCACGCACTGCACAGCAGTGAACCAGAGACACCACGGTACTTGAAGGGGGCGCTAcccctcctgtcctctgtccAGATCGAGGGccaccctgtctccctccctttgCATACCCATTCCCTCCCGTGTTCCCCCTCTAACCAGGAACCAAGTCCCTGGGGCCTGTTGGACTCCCTCGTGTGTCCCAAGGACGAGGGTCCGGTGACTGAGGCTGAGGCCATGAGCCACAGTGTTGCAACCTCTGAGCTGGAACAGTCCACAGAACTGGATTCTCTTTTCAAAGGCTTGGCCCTGACTGTGCAATGGGAATCCTGA